The Ciconia boyciana chromosome 22, ASM3463844v1, whole genome shotgun sequence genome has a window encoding:
- the HROB gene encoding homologous recombination OB-fold protein gives MACRLQKLFGADGDLADEDFLSAVEDAENQFVVPGRLSPGGGPVPPSVQSPAPGLQPLRLLGPQLGHGSGKPPSLRPLAGQGEQPAGCRGPPARGAVPQDELDNDLFLAACMELEGPELPAGASAARPPPGRWEKPPLIRMGQESPQEWAVPRKLRVGEELVSPGSGGLEVRQDPLPAPRAAPAPKLVLRPSAAGACPPGPPAPPGKPGSSCGSVPAPRGPAPRPFQASPCQPGATSSSVGLRVPRTPTAQGLRQSCPPPRLPPANPPALMSCVEPPPRQPLRPAPASLQTPVVTNHLVQLVTAASKAPGAAPHLPPQRKTRRFPGPAGILPQQHAGKLLEEILISAPQTPAHGAVAKPRTEGLPSSSPPTEEDFGKGPWLAMKTELGLDERDPSCFLRTYSVVMVLRKAALKQLPKNKVPSMAVMIKTLTRTNVDAGAVFRDPTGEMQGTVHRLLLEERQSELRPGSVLLLKQVGVFSPSHRNHYLNVTPNNLLKIYPPEPEGSFSRLSPAQREVPAQAGLLRDHPAQPPWGVPAPGDWGQWRTGNHSTEQSPGGFSLHPQSPGPGQEEPVGADGCDMDDLDGLLGELPEDFFSAPAQADCC, from the exons ATG GCCTGCCGCCTCCAGAAGCTGTTCGGGGCCGACGGGGACCTGGCGGACGAG GATTTCCTCTCTGCCGTGGAGGATGCAGAGAACCAGTTCGTGGTCCCTGGACGTTTGTCACCCGGCGGTGGCCCGGTCCCTCCTAGCGTGCAATCCCCAGCTCCCGGCCTGCAGCCCCTCCGCCTGCTGGGACCCCAGCTCGGTCACGGCTCCGGTAAACCCCCCAGCCTGCGGCCCCTcgctgggcagggggagcagcccGCGGGCTGCCGGGGACCCCCGGCCAGGGGAGCGGTCCCCCAGGATGAGCTGGACAACGACCTCTTCCTGGCCGCCTGTATGGAGCTGGAGGGCCCCGAGCTGCCAGCGGGGGCCAGTGCTGCCCGGCCACCCCCAGGCCGGTGGGAGAAGCCCCCACTGATTCGCATGGGGCAGGAGAGCCCCCAGGAGTGGGCAGTCCCCAGGAAGCTGCgggtgggagaggagctggtCTCCCCCGGCTCTGGGGGGCTGGAGGTCAGGCAGgaccccctgcccgccccacGGGCAGCTCCCGCTCCCAAGCTGGTGCTGCGGCCCAGCGCAGCCGGTGCCTgtccccccgggccccccgcacccccgggAAAGCCAGGCAGCTCCTGTggctctgtccctgctcccaggggCCCGGCCCCGAGGCCTTTCCAAGCGTCCCCGTGCCAGCCGGGAGCAACCAGCTCCTCCGTGGGGCTGCGGGTGCCCCGGACCCCCACGGCGCAGGGTCTCCGGCAgagctgccccccgccccggctgccTCCTGCCAACCCACCGGCCTTGATGAGCTGCGTGGAGCCCCCACCAAGACAGCCGCTCAGGCCGGCCCCGGCCAGCCTGCAGACGCCGGTGGTCACCAACCACCTCGTGCAGCTGGTGACGGCGGCCAGCAAAgcgcccggggctgccccccatCTCCCACCGCAGAGGAAGACTCGCCGGTTCCCGGGGCCGGCCGGGATCCTGCCCCAGCAG CACGCTGGGAAGCTCCTGGAGGAGATCCTCATTTCTGCTCCCCAAACTCCGGCTCACGGGGCTGTGGCGAAGCCGCGGACGGAG GGactgcccagctcctctccaCCCACGGAAGAGGATTTCGGGAAGGGCCCCTGGCTTGCCATGAAGACGGAGCTGGGGCTGGACGAGAGGGACCCCAGCTGCTTCCTCAGGACCTACAGCGTGGTCATGGTGCTGCGGAAG GCAGCCTTGAAGCAGCTCCCGAAGAACAAGGTCCCCAGCATGGCGGTAATGATCAAGACCCTGACCAGGACCAACGTTGACGCTGGTGCCGTGTTCAGGGACCCGACTG GAGAGATGCAGGGCACGGTGCATCGCCTGCTGCTGGAAGAGAGACAGAGCGAGCTCAGGCCCGGCTCGGTGCTGCTCCTGAAGCAG GTGGGTgtcttctccccatcccaccgcaaCCACTATCTCAACGTCACCCCCAACAACCTGCTCAAGATCTACCCGCCGGAGCCAGAGGGCAGCTTCTCGCGGCTGTCGCCAGCACAGCGGGAG gtccctgcccaggctgggctACTCAGGGACCACCCTGCACAGCCCccctggggtgtccctgcccctggggaCTGGGGACAGTGGAGGACGGGCaaccacagcacagagcagtCTCCTGGGGGCTTCTCCCTGCACCCACAGAGCCCCGGGCCTGGGCAAGAAGAGCCGGTGGGAGCGGATGGCTGTGACATGG ATGACCTGGACGGGCTCCTGGGAGAGCTGCCTGAGGATTTCTTCTCCGCTCCGGCCCAAGCTGACTGCTGCTGA
- the ASB16 gene encoding ankyrin repeat and SOCS box protein 16, which yields MAQETFAFTSSALRSLRLQRELLEQEDRRRALARESATRQFLPATPRPPLTPARRPQYCRDPAVHNALYTGDLLRIKSIFKDETTTNLIMETVSEELVWSPEQGLWVLSPRRQQTSALRIAAGRGYGDCARHLLLRGAEVDAVVGGQAPLHDSAAAPRPDCTRLLLAFGADPNVLSAEGSAPLHLCTAPDSLPCAELLLAHGARVNLGTRDRQLTALHVAARQGLVAHVELYLRHGADPARRSRQGETPLNTACAAAERPEEAERFYRVAERLLAAGADPGAAGRKDHTPLHNACGNGQPRLVRLLLRHGADATVPNCAGYTPMDCALHAVEEYRGQRPEQTIALLLDHGAGPVHPKMLKFCCRHPPALEVVLNAYDRIPPAESWVGAVPPELWEEHREFYASAVQMAGQPRRLQHLARCAVRRHLGARCHAAVPKLALPPPLRHYLQLPLQGLIS from the exons ATGGCCCAGGAAACCTTCGCCTTCACCTCCTCCGCCCTGCGCTCGCTGCGGCTCCagcgggagctgctggagcaggaggatcGCCGGCGAGCCCTGGCTCGGGAATCAGCCACGCGACAGTTCCTGCCGGCGACTCCACGGCCCCCCCTGACCCCCGCCCGGCGGCCCCAGTACTGCCGGGACCCCGCTGTCCACAATGCCCTGTACACCGGGGACCTCCTGCGCATCAAGAGCATCTTTAAGGATGAGACCACCACGAACCTGATCATGGAGACGGTCAGCGAGGAGCTGGTGTGGTCGCCCGAGCAGG ggctgtgggtgctgagcccccgCCGGCAGCAGACATCGGCGCTGCGCATCGCCGCCGGCCGGGGCTACGGCGACTGCGCCCGGCACCTGCTGCTGCGGGGGGCGGAGGTGGACGCGGTGGTGGGGGGCCAGGCCCCCCTGCACGACAgcgcggccgccccccgccccgactGCACCCGCCTGCTGCTGGCCTTCGGGGCCGACCCCAACGTGCTCAGCGCCGAGGGCTCGGCCCCCCTGCACCTCTGCACCGCGCCCGACAGCCTCCC GTGCGcggagctgctgctggcgcACGGGGCGCGGGTGAACCTGGGGACGCGGGACCGGCAGCTGACGGCGCTGCACGTGGCGGCGCGGCAGGGGCTGGTGGCCCACGTGGAGCTGTACCTGCGGCACGGCGCCGaccccgcccgccgcagccgccagGGCGAGACCCCCCTCAACACCGCCTGCGCCGCCGCCGAGCGCCCCGAGGAGGCCGAGCGCTTCTACCGGGTGGCCGAACGGCTGCTGGCGGCCGGCGCTGaccccggggccgccggccgcAAGGACCACACGCCGCTGCACAACGCCTGCGGCAacgggcagccccggctggtGCGGCTGCTGCTGCGCCACGGGGCCGATGCCACCGTCCCCAACTGCGCCGGGTACACCCCCATGGACTGCGCCCTCCACGCCGTCGAGGAGTACCGGGGCCAGCGCCCCGAGCAAACCATCGCCCTCCTCCTCGACCACGGCGCCGGCCCCGTCCACCCCAAG ATGCTCAAGTTCTGCTGCCGGCACCCGCCGGCGCTGGAAGTGGTGCTCAACGCCTACGACCGCATCCCCCCCGCCGAGAGCTGGGTGGGGGCCGTGCCCCCGGAGCTGTGGGAG GAGCACCGGGAGTTCTACGCCTCGGCGGTGCAAATGGCGGGGCAGCCGCGGCGGCTGCAGCACCTGGCCCGCTGCGCCGTCCGGCGGCACCTGGGCGCCCGCTGCCACGCCGCTGTCCCCAAGCTGGCCCTGCCACCCCCGCTGCGACACTACCTGCAGCTGCCCCTCCAGGGGCTCATCTCCTGA
- the TMUB2 gene encoding transmembrane and ubiquitin-like domain-containing protein 2, giving the protein MEPPAATFIQGVGDEVTVVAGVVVLVLALVLAWLSTYVADSSNQLLGTIVAAGDAAVIRLGHVERYVGAAGAAEALDPPRVTENQEEKTEEEGAAASGPAAEQGDSGSPPDPGLERLLDIRSLPKRTSAAEPSAPESRGGAPAPGGSDLCSGLIKIRLKFLNDTEEVAVARPEDTVGGLKSKYFPGQESQMKFIYRGQLLQDQGRTLRSLHITDNCVIHCHRSRSAAAALPDASTAAPDASSLSLSTGNLMVPAVMVVLAVVWYLRLNYRQLFTAPATVSLIGVTILFSFLAFGMYGQ; this is encoded by the exons ATGgagccccccgccgccacctTCATCCAAGGGGTGGGGGACGAGGTGACGGTGGTGGCCGGTGTCGTGGTGCTGGTCCTGGCTCTGGTCCTGGCGTGGCTGTCCACCTACGTCGCTGACAGCAGCAACCAGCTTTTGGGAACGATCGTCGCGGCGGGGGATGCGGCTGTCATCCGGCTCGGCCACGTGGAGCGGTAcgtgggggcggcgggggcggctgAAGCCCTGGACCCCCCCAGGGTCACCGAAAaccaagaggagaaaacagaagaggaaggggcGGCAGCGTcggggccggcggcggagcAGGGGGACAGCGGCAGCCCCCCCGACCCCGGCCTGGAGCGGCTGCTGGACATCCGGAGCTTGCCCAAACGGACCTCGGCCGCTGAGCCCAGCGCCCCAGAGAGCCGGGGGGGGGCACCCGCCCCGGGGGGGAGCGACCTGTGCTCCGGCCTCATCAAGATCCGGCTCAAATTCCTCAATGACACGGAGGAGGTGGCCGTGGCCCGACCCGAGGACACTGTGGGGGGCCTCAAGAG CAAATATTTCCCGGGCCAGGAGAGCCAGATGAAGTTCATCTATCgcgggcagctgctgcaggaccaGGGGCGGACGCTGCGCTCGCTCCACATCACGGACAACTGCGTCATCCACTGCCACCGCTCCCggagcgccgccgccgccctgcccgACGCCAGCACCGCTGCCCCAGACGCCAGCAGCCTCTCCCTCAGCACGGGGAACCTGATGGTCCCCGCCGTCATGGTGGTGCTGGCAGTCGTCTGGTATCTCCGCCTCAACTACCGGCAGCTCTTCACTGCCCCGGCCACCGTCTCCTTGATCGGCGTCACCATCCTGTTCAGCTTCCTGGCGTTTGGGATGTACGGACAGTAG
- the ATXN7L3 gene encoding ataxin-7-like protein 3 isoform X1, translating into MKMEDMSLSGLDNSKLEAIAHEIYTDLVEDACLGLCFEVHRAVKCGYFFLDDTDPDSMKDFEIVDQPGVDIFGQVYNQWKNKECVCPNCSRSIAASRFAPHLEKCLGMGRNSSRIANRRIASSNNMNKSESDQEDNDDINDNDWSYGSEKKAKKRKSDKVRGPGGCGVLLGGVGDTGGVGDTGAPLHPPTPPLSLQNPNSPRRSKSLKHKNGEIGGNPDPFKYSNSAGINYETLGPEELRTLLTTQCGVISEHTKKMCTRSLRCPQHTDEQRRSVRVYLLGPSASLPEAEGSVENDSFEVAESQAIMSRLQWDGSSDISPSDSASSKASTNNSESRKTKKKKPHLGLVSGAPGLGSSKKKKPKPPPPHTPSIYDDIN; encoded by the exons atgaaaatggagGATATGTCTTTGTCTGGCCTGGATAACAGCAAACTGGAG GCCATCGCGCACGAGATCTACACGGACCTGGTGGAAGATGCCTGCCTGGGGCTCTGCTTCGAAGTCCACCGGGCGGTCAAGTGCGGCTACTTCTTCCTGGACGACACGGACCCCGACAGCATGAAGGACTTCG AGATCGTGGACCAGCCCGGCGTGGACATCTTCGGGCAGGTCTACAACCAGTGGAAGAACAAGGAGTGCGTGTGCCCCAACTGCAGCCGCAGCATCGCCGCCTCCCGCTTCGCCCCCCACCTGGAGAAGTGCCTGGGCATGGGCCGCAACAGCAGCCGCATCGCCAACCGGAG GATCGCGAGCAGCAACAACATGAACAAGTCGGAGAGCGACCAGGAGGACAACGACGACATCAATGACAACGACTGGTCCTACGGCTCCGAGAAGAAAG caaagaagaggaaatcGGATAAGGTGAGAGGGCcggggggatgtggggtgctgctggggggtgTGGGCGACACGGGGGGTGTGGGCGACACGGGggcccccctgcaccccccaacGCCCCCGCTCTCCTTGCAGAACCCCAACTCGCCCCGCAGGTCCAAGTCCCTGAAACACAAAAATG gCGAGATCGGCGGGAACCCCGATCCCTTCAAG TACAGCAACTCGGCGGGGATCAACTATGAGACGCTGGGCCCCGAGGAGCTGCGGACGCTGCTCACCACG caaTGCGGGGTCATCTCTGAGCACACCAAGAAGATGTGCACCAG GTCCCTGCGGTGTCCCCAGCACACAGATGAGCAGCGGAGATCGGTCCGGGTTTACCTCCTCGGTCCTTCCGC GTCCCTGCCCGAGGCGGAGGGCAGCGTGGAGAACGACAGCTTTGAGGTGGCGGAGAGCCAGGCCATCATGAGCCGGCTGCAGTGGGACGGCTCCTCTGACATCTCGCCCTCCGACTCGGCCTCCTCGAAAGCCA GTACCAACAACTCCGAGTCCCGCAAGACCAAGAAGAAGAAGCCCCACTTGGGGCTGGTGAGCGGCGCCCCAGGGCTCGGCTCCAGCAAGAAGAAGAAGCCCaaaccccccccgccccacacccCCAGCATCTACGACGACATCAACTGA
- the ATXN7L3 gene encoding ataxin-7-like protein 3 isoform X2, protein MKMEDMSLSGLDNSKLEAIAHEIYTDLVEDACLGLCFEVHRAVKCGYFFLDDTDPDSMKDFEIVDQPGVDIFGQVYNQWKNKECVCPNCSRSIAASRFAPHLEKCLGMGRNSSRIANRRIASSNNMNKSESDQEDNDDINDNDWSYGSEKKAKKRKSDKNPNSPRRSKSLKHKNGEIGGNPDPFKYSNSAGINYETLGPEELRTLLTTQCGVISEHTKKMCTRSLRCPQHTDEQRRSVRVYLLGPSASLPEAEGSVENDSFEVAESQAIMSRLQWDGSSDISPSDSASSKASTNNSESRKTKKKKPHLGLVSGAPGLGSSKKKKPKPPPPHTPSIYDDIN, encoded by the exons atgaaaatggagGATATGTCTTTGTCTGGCCTGGATAACAGCAAACTGGAG GCCATCGCGCACGAGATCTACACGGACCTGGTGGAAGATGCCTGCCTGGGGCTCTGCTTCGAAGTCCACCGGGCGGTCAAGTGCGGCTACTTCTTCCTGGACGACACGGACCCCGACAGCATGAAGGACTTCG AGATCGTGGACCAGCCCGGCGTGGACATCTTCGGGCAGGTCTACAACCAGTGGAAGAACAAGGAGTGCGTGTGCCCCAACTGCAGCCGCAGCATCGCCGCCTCCCGCTTCGCCCCCCACCTGGAGAAGTGCCTGGGCATGGGCCGCAACAGCAGCCGCATCGCCAACCGGAG GATCGCGAGCAGCAACAACATGAACAAGTCGGAGAGCGACCAGGAGGACAACGACGACATCAATGACAACGACTGGTCCTACGGCTCCGAGAAGAAAG caaagaagaggaaatcGGATAAG AACCCCAACTCGCCCCGCAGGTCCAAGTCCCTGAAACACAAAAATG gCGAGATCGGCGGGAACCCCGATCCCTTCAAG TACAGCAACTCGGCGGGGATCAACTATGAGACGCTGGGCCCCGAGGAGCTGCGGACGCTGCTCACCACG caaTGCGGGGTCATCTCTGAGCACACCAAGAAGATGTGCACCAG GTCCCTGCGGTGTCCCCAGCACACAGATGAGCAGCGGAGATCGGTCCGGGTTTACCTCCTCGGTCCTTCCGC GTCCCTGCCCGAGGCGGAGGGCAGCGTGGAGAACGACAGCTTTGAGGTGGCGGAGAGCCAGGCCATCATGAGCCGGCTGCAGTGGGACGGCTCCTCTGACATCTCGCCCTCCGACTCGGCCTCCTCGAAAGCCA GTACCAACAACTCCGAGTCCCGCAAGACCAAGAAGAAGAAGCCCCACTTGGGGCTGGTGAGCGGCGCCCCAGGGCTCGGCTCCAGCAAGAAGAAGAAGCCCaaaccccccccgccccacacccCCAGCATCTACGACGACATCAACTGA